From Candidatus Stygibacter australis:
CGTAGTGACATTTTTTTGTTAGATAGTTCTTTGTTGTTCTGGCTTAATTCCAATTTATAGGTAGTGGTAAAACGAGTGTTATATGGTGAAAAAGGTGAAAATAGGGAAAATATGGAGGGAAATTGGAGAGGGAAATGAGATTTTAGGGGTGGGAATTATGGATAAAAATTACCGTGCAGATGAAAATTATCCGGGGTTTGGAGAAGGGAAAAATAAATTTATGTTGACTGAATATTATGTTTCAGGTGATGGAATTAAGAGAGTGGTGGTAGCCAGGGGCTACAAAAATATTGAGGAAGTTTATATGAAGAAATTAACTATTTTAGTTTTACTATTAGTTTTAAGTATCAGCCTGATGGGACACTGGGTGCAATTAAACGAGAGAGAATCAGATTTATTTGGATGTGAACAGCAAACACGTGGAGCAGCAGAAATAGAATTTACTTTGGATGGATATGATATAAGCCAGAAAGAATATGACGGTGAGATATTTACAGTGATCAGCCATGATGAGAGTGGCAGCTTATTAGAGACAGGTAAGCC
This genomic window contains:
- a CDS encoding C25 family peptidase propeptide domain-containing protein — protein: MDKNYRADENYPGFGEGKNKFMLTEYYVSGDGIKRVVVARGYKNIEEVYMKKLTILVLLLVLSISLMGHWVQLNERESDLFGCEQQTRGAAEIEFTLDGYDISQKEYDGEIFTVISHDESGSLLETGKPALPVFTKALIIPDQGVSRLEILSYDEEIIYNVKIYPQEALQDENTEPTDNFRIDETFYSGSGKF